The Neodiprion fabricii isolate iyNeoFabr1 chromosome 4, iyNeoFabr1.1, whole genome shotgun sequence genome window below encodes:
- the LOC124180161 gene encoding uncharacterized protein LOC124180161 isoform X1, with the protein MADSPNASPQVHVGPSPLLVGHASPPPPAPNNANQRESLPAPSRGPRTLLLRRGENGFGFTLRHFIVYPPESCYQMLPGHERARIDEPMDTIFVKQVRANSPASEAGLRTGDRVASVDGVPTRGEQYARVVQRIQQAGPWLRLIVVSKDDDILQRYFGETAHNPETNQRPRLRSPDRTSQKQRRSTSMIPGPTPRSRQSWVCSPPGSENQGTTLHPYKQQREEVYKDTKMLAPTQRRPLEAHNQETLYDHPERPQRRQKEQQNQIPQPFRQPPDSRFDLYDRTRPESIYSRPSNTEQIYDRIKDPIYERVRPSDVISKSLDQYPMSRAEPQVPIYRPGRRVVSRRASEGSGMASEVESQAYGSMDALKSSTPGSRLSMESRRDSSPASKESLSSYDSNSTLTGNEYSDDSVIMNRLRRSFEQKEEFLRRPSQPIGWLTPEEESKRIQREFYARPQKLQRQVWPPNEQQASRRQHSPTRNSVERNTRAPKPTNQSLQRVRGDLDSETEYSNQLDGENDDDVDDNDDDDEDDGDQPGIEEIQAKRDQFYSSLYDSNGQFVKENHFKYGPPVAGNNGNKINNDAQFRSSNTRSGNKAAFVTTLSRIHENVTSNQQGGGQDLRNGTSSLPSSPGPEKKNNDKFSVPPQGLQIVSRRAKQFESGRLLSDDDEPTSDRTNLYKSELSRLSSKRSVPNVAVRKREFESKAEAREPRRIPAHRESKSLESGRELSGNRVIPVGSKYIHCEPPAGYREIREMPAMETESMHLRARSNSAESWEAANSTSRRNARHTWQTEVEEEDAKRNKAKRQDSYLQAVKAQLERAPQQSLMRRQDAIREGNADVDGQQVSKTEDPNDPLFPTPILDLNQNSETNKTTPNIIVSSPQPVRPNQLSISNPLRPSESPENGSGFLTPADTDVETPEGISQILVPAPVPSPTNGVVIRRQKCSKAQQNNDEDRATRRVSYLKATWSERMHVDSDLELSDSEPVLALRSAHRRWRPPLFPGDITPLRRIFEDVTQAASLHRHSHRNSIAGGHSNSSGTVSLKDAEPVEREGPLHVKYTVLEGKRSTDRSWKQVWGVLRGPILYFYKDRHSQSPSSTGDGDAGQNVDVRCSLVDVAEDYTKRKHVLRVANPAAEVLLQSEDAASMALWLRALHKHAATEKSSDTATSTSKQQAVPQTPGPTTPSATAQGSQRSSPLPSHKGIRKFTSFRNRSPTGQSPVNKTRKPSQTMENLPSPKSKTWKGRVAKQLRRMHGQAESPSSPTSQLPPEGATFKIPLELCRPSTFSEYVPLIVEMCTRIVEERGLEVIGIYRVPGNTAAISQLTESVNKGFQNINLQDPRWSDVNVISSLLKSFFRQLPDSLLTADLYPMFIDADKIEDPQRRMATIRKLLRDLPEHHFETLKYLLFHLKKIVEHSEVNKMEAKNLAIVFGPTLVRASGSRDNMVTMVTDMSHQCRIVESLLNNVDWFFSEEDLDDLSRLSVNLSLPADGSEVEPTSIINHNLLLNNIHKVEGMREMVSARDIVSSIISAANRKIQRRRKGQDEPDNEEHDDDKSRTQQQVENSAASRQSMAMAERQCTVSEMVSMHENKSQSNQSASSSDSNTNFSGNSSATNSTLTQPKYSTSQQIGTTTSSESPRISDDVSQSTFDTISNISNFSNDTKQSNDEVAIRTYAGLSATTQERIRKFEQETKAMLQRDQPRQRREAEKREEERKRIEMEWQLAKQEMENDDLLDNIVVGAVTPTFFTERLSSSNTRLSGRSIDVNDSCNQSRTTATARILPISVAVQQQPTSQQKAQASSQLSSILGEKMNNGVVKKFKTDKEPSMDSLYLPPARYGSLDSLHEVHSHTSLSPSHQHRGLPGDVSDDGSDLLTSLTSTFDRKWKSLVNPPSQLTPSDPPPNKRDSSCNNCSTNHQPAEVYRDPSLHKTSTGDKIRPPHTKNDIPEKDTDSSVISDPTTPDNDRTIRNKLPETNITVNLLPENNTVIDAAEKDENPKKSNSKTDVSDLPYSSKVKRFESISKVEKPKIQSGNAGLACSSDTKLDEAKCPDTDDVDTSYSNKLQKFESLSKSNSDTRSRLKRSESLNKKSDNVTSKLKRSESLNKHSDRLASPTNSKLKRSESLNKHSDRSESPNSKLKRSESLTKTEKTECNISKRRQSVRKEGATKLKRKNGMPERSIKRRHTVGGTKDFDKVHWLDNKLQTEAEKVIKNDSKPTKSQLRTSSPDLSSNRVNVADTSFLIEVSFRGPSNVVFNVTNARPQSLPDANLASKVFKVPLESHV; encoded by the exons GGACCGAGTCCGTTATTG GTTGGCCACGCATCGCCACCTCCGCCAGCACCGAATAACGCCAACCAACGAGAAAGCTTGCCGGCTCCGTCCCGTGGACCGAGaactcttcttcttcgacgTGGTGAAAATGGCTTCGGATTCACTCTGCGACACTTCATCGTCTACCCGCCCGAGTCCTGCTAC CAGATGTTACCGGGACACGAGCGGGCCAGGATTGACGAGCCGATGGACACGATCTTCGTGAAACAGGTACGCGCCAATTCTCCGGCATCGGAAGCCGGGCTTCGGACAGGGGATCGAGTCGCGTCCGTCGACGGGGTGCCGACGAGGGGCGAGCAGTACGCTCGCGTGGTCCAGAGGATACAGCAGGCGGGTCCTTGGCTACGTCTAATCGTCGTTTCCAAGGACGACGACATTTTGCAACGG TATTTTGGTGAAACGGCACACAATCCCGAAACGAATCAACGACCTCGACTTCGCTCGCCGGACAGAACGTCGCAGAAGCAAAGGAGATCGACGAGCATGATACCAGGTCCGACACCCAGGAGCCGACAATCCTGGGTCTGTTCTCCAccgggttccgaaaaccaaggTACAACCCTTCATCCGTACAAACAACAGAGAGAAGAAGTCTACAAGGATACTAAAATGCTAGCACCGACCCAGCGGAGGCCTCTGGAGGCTCACAATCAGGAGACGCTCTACGACCATCCGGAGCGACCGCAGAGACGGCAGAAAGAACAGCAAAATCAAATTCCCCAGCCGTTCAGGCAGCCGCCGGATTCGAGATTTGACTTGTACGACAGAACGAGGCCCGAGTCGATATACTCGAGGCCGTCGAACACCGAGCAAATCTACGACAGGATAAAGGACCCGATTTACGAGAGGGTCCGACCCTCGGACGTGATCAGCAAATCGCTCGATCAGTATCCAATGTCCAGGGCTGAACCTCAGGTGCCGATTTACAGACCTGGAAGAAGGGTCGTCAGTCGGAGAGCCAGCGAAGGCAGCGGAATGGCCAGCGAAGTCGAGTCTCAGGCCTACGGTAGCATGGACGCCCTCAAGTCCAGCACTCCTGGTTCCCGGCTGAGCATGGAGTCCAGGAGGGATTCGAGCCCTGCCAGCAAGGAGAGTCTCTCCTCGTACGACTCGAATTCAACCCTGACCGGCAACGAGTACTCCGACGATTCTGTTATCATGAACAGATTGAGGCGGAGCTTTGAACAGAAAGAGGAGTTTCTCAGGCGACCGAGTCAGCCGATCGGATGGCTCACACCCGAGGAGGAGTCGAAGCGTATTCAAAGGGAGTTTTACGCAAGGCCGCAAAAACTTCAACGACAAGTATGGCCTCCCAACGAACAGCAGGCCAGTAGACGGCAACATTCTCCGACGAGAAACTCCGTTGAGAGAAATACCAGGGCTCCCAAACCTACGAATCAAAGTTTGCAGAGAGTTAGAGGTGATTTGGACAGCGAAACTGAGTATTCTAATCAGCTTGACGGAgagaacgacgacgacgtcgacgacaacgacgatgacgacgaagATGACGGAGATCAGCCTGGCATAGAGGAGATTCAGGCGAAACGTGACCAGTTTTATTCCTCTCTTTACGACAGCAACGGTCAGTTCGTTaaagaaaatcatttcaaGTACGGACCGCCTGTCGCAGGAAACAATGGCAATAAGATTAACAACGACGCGCAGTTCAGATCTTCGAATACGAGGAGCGGCAACAAGGCTGCCTTTGTAACGACGCTGTCGAGGATACACGAGAATGTCACGTCGAACCAGCAGGGTGGTGGTCAGGATTTGAGGAACGGAACTTCGTCTCTTCCCTCCTCGCCCGGAccggaaaagaaaaataacgataaattttcCGTACCGCCTCAAGGATTACAGATTGTGTCTCGCAGGGCTAAGCAGTTTGAGTCGGGACGACTGCTCAGCGACGATGACGAGCCGACTAGTGATAGAACTAATTTGTACAAAAGTGAATTATCTAGGTTATCAAGTAAACGAAGTGTTCCTAATGTGGCTGttagaaaaagagaatttGAATCCAAAGCTGAGGCCAGAGAACCAAGGAGAATACCAGCtcatcgagagagcaaatcaCTCGAGTCCG GGAGAGAATTGTCGGGGAATAGAGTTATTCCTGTAGGCAGCAAGTACATCCATTGCGAACCGCCGGCTGGATATAGGGAAATAAGAG AAATGCCCGCGATGGAAACTGAATCCATGCATCTAAGGGCACGAAGTAACAGCGCGGAGTCTTGGGAGGCAGCGAATAGCACGTCGCGACGAAATGCAAGGCACACTTGGcagacggaagtcgaagaggAAGATGCGAAAAGAAACAAGGCTAAGCGTCAAGACAGTTACTTACAGGCGGTTAAAGCCCAGCTTG AGCGAGCACCCCAGCAAAGTCTGATGCGACGTCAAGACGCGATCCGCGAGGGTAACGCCGACGTCGACGGTCAACAAGTGTCTAAAACCGAGGATCCAAACGACCCGCTATTCCCCACGCCAATATTAGACCTGAATCAGAATTCCGAGACAAATAAGACAACCCCGAATATAATCGTTAGCTCGCCTCAGCCAGTCAGGCCCAATCAACTTTCCATCTCGAATCCTCTGAGACCCTCGGAAAGCCCAGAGAACGGCTCTGGCTTCCTTACACCTGCTGATACTGACGTGGAGACCCCAGAAGGCATTTCTCAGATCCTAG TTCCTGCACCAGTCCCATCGCCGACGAACGGCGTGGTTATCAGGCGACAGAAGTGCTCTAAGGCCCAGCAGAACA ATGACGAGGATCGAGCGACCAGGAGAGTTTCCTACCTGAAAGCTACGTGGAGTGAACGCATGCACGTCGACAGTGATCTTGAGCTCTCAGACTCCGAGCCAGTTCTCGCTTTAAGAAG CGCCCACAGGCGATGGCGTCCGCCCCTCTTTCCCGGGGACATAACACCCCTACGACGCATCTTCGAGGATGTAACACAGGCGGCGTCGCTCCATCGTCACTCGCATCG CAACAGCATCGCTGGGGGTCACAGCAACTCGAGTGGCACCGTGAGTCTGAAAGACGCTGAACCCGTCGAGAGAGAAGGACCTCTTCACGTTAAATACACCGTCCTCGAAGGAAAG cgATCCACAGACCGTTCATGGAAGCAAGTCTGGGGAGTACTGCGAGGTCCGATTCTTTACTTTTACAAGGATCGTCACAGTCAG AGTCCGTCGTCGACGGGCGATGGCGATGCCGGACAAAACGTCGACGTACGATGTTCTCTGGTCGACGTTGCCGAGGATTATACAAAGAGAAAACACGTCCTCAGGGTCGCCAATCCAGCCGCCGAAGTTTTGCTTCAATCCGAGGATGCCGCCTCCATGGCTCTCTGGCTTCGCGCCCTCCACAAACACGCGGCGACCGAGAAATCATCC GACACTGCCACAAGTACGTCCAAACAGCAAGCGGTTCCTCAAACTCCGGGACCAACGACACCAAGCGCGACGGCTCAAGGCAGTCAGCGGTCGAGTCCATTGCCAAGTCACAAGGGAATCAGGAAATTCACGTCGTTCAGGAATCGATCTCCGACCGGGCAATCTCCTGTTAACAAAACGAGGAAGCCCAGTCAAACTATGGAAAACTTACCGTCGCCAAAAAGTAAAACTTGGAAGGGCAGGGTCGCCAAACAACTTAGGCGAATGCATGGCCAGGCTGAATCTCCGTCTTCTCCGACCTCTCAGCTGCCCCCCGAAGGTGCCACATTCAAGATTCCGCTGGAGCTGTGCCGACCA TCCACATTCTCCGAGTATGTACCGCTGATTGTGGAAATGTGTACCAGAATAGTTGAAGAGCGAGGACTTGAGGTTATTGGAATATACAGAGTACCAGGCAACACAGCTGCTATATCCCAACTGACTGAAAGTGTGAACAAGGGATTTCAGAATATCAATTTACAG gATCCAAGGTGGAGCGACGTCAACGTGATATCATCGCTGCTGAAATCGTTTTTCCGTCAGCTTCCGGATTCTCTATTAACCGCCGATCTTTATCCAATGTTTATAGACGCGGATAAGATAGAGGATCCTCAAAGGAGGATGGCGacgataagaaaattattgCGTGATTTGCCAGAACACCATTTTGAGACATTGAAGTATTTACTGTTTCATTTAAAGAAGATCGTTGAGCACAGTGAAGTGAATAAAATGGAGGCTAAAAACTTGGCTATTGTATTCGGACCGACTTTAGTTAGGGCCAGCGGTTCCAGGGACAACATGGTCACCATGGTTACCGACATGTCCCACCAATGCCGAATTGTTGAGAGCTTGTTGAATAAC GTCGATTGGTTCTTTTCTGAAGAGGATTTGGACGATCTGAGCAGATTGAGCGTCAATCTGAGCCTTCCAGCAGATGGAAGTGAAGTTGAACCGACATCCATCATAAATCACAATCTCCTCCTGAACAATATCCATAAAGTTGAAG GCATGCGCGAAATGGTCTCAGCTAGGGATATTGTATCCTCAATCATATCCGCAGCTAACAGGAAAATTCAGAGGAGACGAAAGGGACAGGATGAACCAGACAACGAAGAACATGACGACGATAAG TCAAGAACGCAACAACAAGTTGAAAACTCCGCCGCATCAAGACAAAGCATGGCAATGGCCGAACGTCAATGTACAGTGAGCGAAATGGTGTCGATGCACGAGAATAAGAGTCAATCGAATCAGTCGGCAAGTTCTAGTGACAGTAACACTAATTTTTCGGGAAATAGTAGCGCGACAAATTCTACCTTGACTCAACCTAAGTACTCGACGAGCCAGCAAATCGGTACTACGACATCGTCCGAATCTCCCAGAATCTCAGACGACGTTAGTCAGAGTACTTTCGATACGATATCAAATATATCTAATTTTTCGAACGATACGAAGCAAAGTAACGACGAAGTTGCCATAAGAACGTACGCCGGATTGAGCGCTACTACGCAAGAAAGAATAAGGAAATTTGAACAGGAGACTAAGGCGATGCTGCAAAGGGACCAACCTCGGCAGAGACGCGAGGCGGAAAAACGTgaggaggaaagaaaaagaattgaaatggAATGGCAGTTGGCAAAACAAGAAATGGAGAATGACGACCTTTTGGACAATATTGTCGTTGGAGCCGTGACGCCCACTTTTTTTACCGAAAGATTATCCAGCTCCAATACCAGACTTTCTGGTAGATCGATAGATGTCAACGATAGCTGTAACCAGTCGAGAACTACAGCTACGGCGCGAATACTGCCGATATCAGTTGCCGTGCAACAGCAACCAACGTCACAACAAAAAGCTCAGGCAAGCAGCCAGCTTTCTAGCATATTAGGGGAGAAGATGAATAACGGGgtcgttaaaaaattcaagactGACAAGGAG cCATCAATGGATTCTTTGTACCTTCCGCCGGCACGTTACGGCAGCCTCGACTCCCTGCACGAAGTTCACTCGCATACATCACTTTCGCCATCGCATCAGCATCGCGGTTTACCCGGAGACGTTTCTGACGATG GTAGCGATCTTTTGACTAGCCTCACGTCGACCTTTGACAGAAAATGGAAATCACTTGTGAATCCACCGAGTCAGTTGACGCCGTCCGATCCACCCCCAAACAAACGAGATAGCAGCTGCAATAATTGTTCTACGAATCATCAACCTGCGGAGGTCTATCGAGATCCCAGCCTCCACAAAACCTCTACAGGAGACAAGATACGTCCCCCACACACCAAAAAT GATATTCCAGAAAAAGACACGGACTCCAGTGTTATTTCTGACCCGACTACGCCCGATAACGACCGAACCATTCGTAATAAATTACCGGAAACAAATATAACTGTAAATTTATTACCGGAAAATAATACGGTGATAGATGCTgcagaaaaagatgaaaatccAAAGAAAAGCAACTCAAAGACTGATGTATCCGATCTGCCTTACAGTTCAAAAGTAAAACGTTTTGAATCCATAAGTAAAGTTGAAAAACCTAAAATTCAAAGCGGGAACGCCGGTTTGGCGTGCAGCAGCGATACCAAATTAGATGAAGCAAAATGTCCGGATACAGACGATGTTGATACTTCGTATTCAAACAAGTTACAGAAGTTTGAAAGCCTCAGTAAAAGCAACTCGGACACGAGATCGAGATTAAAGAGGTCAGAATCCTTGAATAAGAAATCGGACAACGTTACGTCGAAGTTGAAGCGATCGGAGAGCCTGAACAAACATTCGGATCGATTAGCTTCTCCTACCAATAGCAAATTAAAACGTTCGGAAAGCTTGAACAAACACTCTGACAGATCCGAATCGCCGAATAGTAAATTGAAGCGTTCGGAATCTCTAACTAAAACTGAGAAAACGGAATGTAATATAAGCAAGCGCAGACAGTCGGTGAGAAAAGAAGGTGCTACGaagttgaagagaaaaaacggaATGCCTGAACGATCCATAAAGAGGAGACACACGGTTGGCGGAACCAAggatttcgacaaagttcatTGGCTAGACAATAAGCTGCAAACGGAGGCTGAAAAGGTCATAAAAAACGACAGCAAGCCAACGAAGAGTCAACTTCGGACCAGCTCACCGGATTTGAGCAGTAATCGCGTCAACGTTGCCGATACCAGCTTTTTAATCGAAGTCAGCTTCCGAGGACCCAGCAATGTTGTTTTCAATGTTACTAATGCACGCCCGCAATCGCTACCGGACGCTAATCTTGCTTCGAAAGTATTTAAGGTTCCTCTTGAGAGCCATGTTTAA